A genomic window from Silene latifolia isolate original U9 population chromosome 11, ASM4854445v1, whole genome shotgun sequence includes:
- the LOC141610852 gene encoding protein LURP-one-related 5-like, which produces MKNNNNIEGEISNNDGEFFSEKDVNLTVCKTSLFFVGDGFNVYNCHGKLVFRVDSYRSEGGHQGEIVLMDPSGRCLFTVRRKRPSLHNRWDGYIGERTENSKPIFSVKRSSIYGRSEVSVEVYDNEGEKYQIDGCFEDRSCTIYDATTREVMAEIRRKMDISSKVVLGKDAFSILIKPGFDSAFAMGLVLVLDQINADGLDDVSDEPSVSGGLSIVTTNGLSNGLHGVSDWLNRLDEVSNNKINMAALAISQGPFLLATTKTVGIAIRNRKVNRWMSGPETLVQRIGRNVCVAFNCLNLASSIRVSNSHSEGVMHAIVPFPPYKSFGNLDQSLLLS; this is translated from the exons atgaaaaataataataatatagaaGGAGAAATTAGCAATAATGATGGTGAATTCTTTAGTGAAAAAGATGTTAATCTTACAGTTTGTAAGACCTCTCTTTTTTTCGTTGGTGATGGTTTCAACGTTTATAATTGTCATGGCAAACTTGTTTTTCGAGTCGATTCGTATCGTTCCGAAGGTGGACACCAGGGTGAGATCGTTCTCATGGACCCTTCCGGTCGTTGCCTCTTCACCGTCCGTCGTAAG CGTCCAAGCTTGCACAACAGATGGGACGGCTACATAGGCGAACGGACGGAAAACTCAAAGCCGATATTCAGCGTAAAACGATCATCAATTTACGGACGGTCAGAAGTAAGCGTAGAAGTATACGACAACGAAGGCGAAAAATACCAAATCGACGGGTGCTTTGAAGATAGAAGCTGTACAATCTACGACGCAACAACTCGGGAAGTGATGGCAGAAATTCGAAGAAAAATGGATATCTCATCTAAAGTGGTACTGGGTAAAGACGCCTTTTCGATTCTCATTAAACCGGGTTTTGATTCCGCTTTCGCAATGGGCCTCGTTCTTGTCCTGGACCAGATCAATGCTGATGGGCTCGACGATGTTTCTGATGAGCCTAGTGTTTCTGGTGGGCTTAGTATTGTGACCACTAATGGGCTTTCTAATGGGCTCCACGGTGTTTCCGATTGGCTTAATCGGCTCGATGAGGTTTctaataataagattaatatgGCGGCCCTCGCGATTTCACAAGGACCGTTTCTATTAGCCACTACGAAAACTGTTGGGATTGCAATTCGCAATAGAAAGGTAAATAGATGGATGAGTGGTCCTGAAACGTTAGTTCAACGGATCGGAAGAAATGTTTGCGTTGCCTTCAATTGTCTCAATCTCGCAAGCTCAATTCGAGTCTCTAACTCGCATTCTGAAGGAGTTATGCATGCTATAGTACCGTTCCCTCCATACAAATCTTTTGGCAATTTGGATCAAAGCCTACTCTTGTCATAG